One Lucilia cuprina isolate Lc7/37 chromosome 4, ASM2204524v1, whole genome shotgun sequence DNA segment encodes these proteins:
- the LOC111690508 gene encoding uncharacterized protein LOC111690508: MRINMARYDDKRWLKLFSFGALVFACLLVASEAGRSHANLTACQHLRRAEARRSKALNTKVRAPRCDKRGQFETIQCTNARRGEDCWCVDEYGVEIPGTRNTTKALVQCKEPANCPASACRMFCPSGFARDPQTGCSQCRCRDPCDGINCPNGQSCQLMEVNCKTEPCPPVPTCKKARSLSNFCPAGLPLAIEDGSNMRPFLCGLEPGKPQCPPLYQCMVEGGNDYGVCCPSALKFNKPGICPAPEMENYTPSTGYMCGTPCTHDLECRNMEKCCFTKGCQYNCQQPHNVTTCQQARALSDILAINEREGRGYVPDCSGPSGMFSPKQCSRNGLVCWCVDPRTGHKIAGSMGAANMVNCEGWENMISRSLMGRSFNQEKCDTNICAAVCEYGFKNDHNNCPTCECAEPCEGFLCPVGSQCEVATDPLCKSGSSLCASWPVCKPSMAYSNPCEVGTPLSDNTTNELMYCYNERQSYGREIKSFFDAEPEVKSSRSLSNRIICPKDYKCTKLHKESESVCCPVKIVEETKPAEPRQQTMCEYIRDFSERMEGTEEGMKLALPEPRCSDEGNYKERQCNFRKIKVTRAEHRKILEENTIRRMRMLLANNAAKRTKRDAERLKLYRVDDSLLKVQLAAPVMGRNAKVIDMGASKQQSLGQLFETDFKKVVPAPKKPLNDEEIVELDVEECWCVDSFGTEIPHSRGFNVTDESCVKLREEIDCLDLTCRMGCEYGFTLDPVTRCPACQCRDPCQDVVCGENEECRIVEVSCDDEYCPPVPACLARKPGQCPYLVPPGPDNLDANACAYECRTDSHCDGAKRCCSNGCGTQCVLPQMKTACQHLQAIQMHQSSELGIPVMKMNIAQCDPVTGEWNKVQCSSTTGECWCVDEQGQEMSGTRLKGTDPVCEENSAFKCEKQNCSRSCEAGYQVDTNGCQTCECRDFCAEINCAATEECQLINIDCVDAPCPKMPICVPKRESLCPEGSPLKQGDLVVSCGPQNENETCPSSHTCQLNPVTHRGVCCTKTRDVCFESMDNSCLAKTVSVANATRYRFNPKANRCVPVVIDLNESSCQTKNLFHNELSCNSVCPALTQCERLKLKNTLAAQRTGHSSVWFKPRCDPVTGHWSPVQCLGKQPDLNSVTGSLDQTPSPYGVCWCADKKGAPLKGTLTRDIEPVCNSRQGRKYKPQDTSDLLVMEELIRQMTVLTDLDNFLEEEQEVEVSNEVQARHIITEDDLETKSVSSTTTVPPTVTERVLELANSLWDSKLQVESVKSIHLKTTRCRSLAQTAPFPISCDSNGAFSPMQCNKKHCWCVDSAGNQLETSPMFEKGKYNCTPTPISSVIVEMHMQNNSETSINNVYDIIRLELNQLLGRNVENLRVQENSDGSALIRFELHNDDKIDMAFAIETSIMSGDFKLANGHYSTDITRVQFIHRREELPTYAKVITSHEGTIQLVLFITASSTALLICIFVVYIMLKRGKEKGMTNPYLSSSPPPYQSRKNSLNNDSDFASPIFVLSPEHDLESIRPPYETKKSEKC; this comes from the exons aTGCGTATAAATATGGCTCGATATGATGATAAACGATGGCtaaagttgttttcttttggTGCTCTGGTTTTTGCATGTTTACTGGTTGCATCCGAGGCAGGACGTTCACATG cAAACCTAACAGCATGTCAACATTTACGACGTGCTGAGGCCAGACGTTCCAAAGCCCTAAACACTAAAGTTCGAGCGCCCAGATGTGATAAGCGTGGACAATTCGAAACCATACAGTGTACGAATGCCAGAAGGGGAGAAGATTGTTGGTGTGTAGATGAATATGGCGTGGAAATTCCCGGTACTCGTAATACTACAAAAGCCTTGGTGCAGTGTAAAGAACCAGCTAATTGTCCAGCTTCAGCTTGTCGTATGTTTTGTCCATCGGGTTTTGCACGTGATCCTCAAACGGGCTGCAGTCAATGTCGTTGTCGTGATCCCTGTGATGGCATCAACTGTCCGAATGGTCAGTCATGTCAATTGATGGAGGTTAATTGTAAGACAGAACCTTGTCCACCAGTGCCCACGTGCAAGAAAGCTAGATCCTTGTCTAATTTCTGTCCTGCTGGTTTGCCATTGGCTATTGAGGATGGCAGTAATATGAGACCTTTCTTATGTGGCTTGGAACCCGGTAAGCCACAGTGTCCTCCTCTGTATCAATGTATGGTAGAAGGTGGCAATGATTATGGTGTTTGCTGTCCCAGTGCTTTGAAATTCAATAAACCCGGAATTTGTCCAGCACCTGAAATGGAAAATTATACACCTAGCACAGGTTATATGTGCGGTACACCCTGCACCCACGATCTGGAATGTCGTAATATGGAAAAATGTTGTTTCACTAAAGGCTGCCAATACAACTGCCAACAACCACACAATGTCACCACCTGTCAACAGGCCCGTGCTTTATCTGACATTTTGGCCATAAACGAAAGAGAAGGTCGTGGTTATGTGCCGGATTGCAGTGGTCCCAGTggtatgttttcacccaaacaATGTTCTCGTAATGGTTTAGTATGTTGGTGTGTAGATCCCAGAACGGGACATAAAATTGCCGGTAGCATGGGTGCCGCTAATATGGTGAACTGTGAGGGTTGGGAAAATATGATTAGTAGATCTTTGATGGGTCGTAGTTTTAACCAAGAGAAATGTGATACCAATATTTGTGCAGCTGTATGTGAATATGGTTTTAAG AATGACCATAATAATTGCCCTACTTGTGAGTGTGCCGAGCCTTGTGAGGGTTTCTTATGTCCCGTTGGTTCCCAGTGTGAAGTAGCCACAGATCCTTTGTGCAAATCAGGTTCTTCTTTGTGTGCTTCTTGGCCGGTATGCAAGCCCTCCATGGCCTACTCAAATCCATGTGAAGTAGGAACTCCCCTATCCGACAATACCACCAATGAACTAATGTATTGTTATAATG AACGACAAAGCTATGGCCGTGAAATAAAATCATTCTTTGATGCTGAACCTGAAGTAAAATCTTCACGTTCCCTATCAAATCGTATTATTTGTCCGAAAGATTACAAATGTACAAAGTTACACAAGGAATCGGAAAGTGTTTGCTGTCCTGTTAAAATTGTCGAAGAAACAAAGCCAGCAGAGCCACGTCAACAAACGA TGTGTGAATATATACGTGACTTTTCGGAACGCATGGAGGGTACTGAAGAAGGCATGAAGTTGGCTTTACCTGAACCTCGTTGTTCCGATGAGGGAAATTATAAGGAACGTCAGTGTAACTTCCGTAAAATCAAAGTAACTAGAGCTGAACACCGTaaaattttggaggaaaataCCATCCGTCGCATGCGCATGTTATTAGCTAATAATGCTGCTAAACGTACGAAACGTGATGCCGAACGTCTAAAACTGTACCGAGTCGATGATAGTTTACTTAAGGTTCAGTTAGCCGCTCCTGTGATGGGTCGTAATGCCAAGGTTATAGATATGGGTGCTAGTAAGCAACAAAGTTTGGGACAATTATTTGAAACTGATTTTAAGAAGGTTGTTCCCGCTCCCAAGAAACCCCTAAATGATGAAGAAATTGTCGAATTGGATGTGGAAGAGTGCTGGTGTGTGGATAGTTTCGGCACTGAGATACCCCACTCGAGAGGATTTAATGTCACCGATGAATCATGTGTAAAGTTACGTGAAGAAATTGATTGTTTAGATCTAACTTGCCGCATGGGTTGTGAATATGGTTTTACTTTAGATCCTGTCACCCGCTGTCCGGCTTGCCAATGCCGTGATCCCTGTCAAGATGTGGTGTGTGGGGAGAATGAGGAATGTCGTATTGTAGAGGTATCGTGTGATGATGAATACTGTCCCCCGGTGCCTGCCTGCTTAGCTCGTAAACCCGGTCAATGTCCTTATCTAGTGCCACCAGGTCCCGATAACCTAGATGCCAATGCTTGTGCTTACGAATGCCGCACCGATTCTCACTGCGATGGAGCCAAACGTTGCTGTTCCAATGGTTGTGGTACCCAGTGTGTTTTGCCACAAATGAAGACTGCCTGTCAACATTTACAGGCTATACAAATGCATCAATCCTCCGAGTTGGGTATACCCGTAATGAAAATGAACATTGCTCAATGTGATCCTGTTACCGGAGAGTGGAATAAAGTCCAATGTTCTTCCACCACTGGTGAATGTTGGTGTGTTGATGAACAAGGCCAGGAAATGAGTGGTACTCGTTTAAAAGGCACCGATCCAGTATGCGAAGAAAATTCCGCCTTTAAATGTGAGAAGCAAAATTGTTCCCGCAGCTGTGAGGCAGGCTATCAAGTGGACACAAATGGTTGCCAAACTTGTGAGTGCCGAGATTTTTGTGCAGAAATAAATTGTGCAGCAACCGAAGAATGCCAGTTGATCAATATAGACTGTGTAGATGCTCCTTGCCCCAAGATGCCTATTTGTGTGCCGAAACGTGAATCATTGTGTCCAGAAGGTAGTCCTTTAAAACAGGGAGATTTGGTTGTAAGCTGTGGACCCCAAAATGAGAATGAGACTTGTCCCTCCTCACATACGTGTCAGCTGAATCCGGTAACACATCGCGGAGTATGCTGTACAAAGACCA GAGATGTTTGCTTCGAATCCATGGACAATAGCTGCCTAGCAAAAACAGTTTCCGTAGCCAATGCCACACGCTACCGTTTTAATCCCAAAGCCAATCGCTGCGTGCCGGTTGTCATTGACTTAAACGAAAGCAGTTGTCAAACTAAAAATCTTTTCCACAATGAATTATCTTGTAATTCGGTGTGTCCCGCTCTGACACAATGTGAaagattaaaattgaaaaacactttgGCGGCCCAAAGAACTGGTCATTCGTCGGTGTGGTTTAAGCCTAGATGTGATCCTGTAACAGGACACTGGAGTCCAGTGCAATGTTTGGGCAAACAGCCAGATTTGAACTCGGTTACCGGTTCTCTAGATCAGACACCTTCACCTTATGGTGTATGCTGGTGCGCCGATAAAAAGGGAGCTCCGTTAAAGGGCACTTTAACACGAGATATAGAGCCTGTCTGTAATAGTAGACAAGGTCGTAAATACAAACCCCAGGATACTAGTGATTTATTGGTTATGGAAGAACTTATCAGGCAAATGACAGTTTTAACTGACTTGGATAACTTTCTGGAGGAGGAGCAGGAGGTAGAAGTTTCTAATGAAGTGCAAGCTAGACACATAATAACTGAGGATGATTTGGAGACTAAGTCAGTAAGCAGTACCACCACAGTACCACCCACTGTAACTGAACGTGTCTTAGAGTTAGCTAACTCTTTGTGGGACTCCAAGTTGCAAGTGGAATCGGTGAAATCTATACATTTAAAAACCACCAGATGTCGTTCATTAGCCCAAACTGCTCCCTTTCCCATTTCCTGTGACAGCAATGGAGCCTTTAGTCCAATGCAgtgtaataaaaaacattgttgGTGTGTAGACTCAGCCGGTAATCAACTAGAAACTTCGCCCATGTTTGAGAAGGGTAAATACAACTGTACACCCACACCCATTTCATCGGTTATAGTGGAAATGCATATGCAAAATAATTCCGAGACCTCTATAAATAATGTCTACGATATCATACGTCTGGAGCTTAATCAACTCTTGGGACGCAATGTGGAAAATTTAAGAGTACAAGAAAATAGTGACGGTTCTGCCCTGATACGCTTCGAACTGCATAATGATGATAAAATTGATATGGCTTTTGCCATAGAAACTTCCATAATGAGTGGTGATTTCAAATTGGCCAATGGTCACTATTCCACGGATATAACACGTGTCCAGTTCATACATCGTCGCGAAGAATTACCCACTTATGCCAAAGTTATAACCTCACATGAGGGCACTATACAACTGGTACTATTTATAACAGCCAGCAGTACTGCtcttttgatttgtatttttgtagTGTATATCATGTTGAAACGAGGCAAGGAAAAGGGCATGACTAATCCTTATCTATCATCCTCACCACCTCCCTATCAATCGCGTAAGAATAGTTTAAACAATGATAGTGATTTTGCTTCGCCCATTTTCGTGTTAAGTCCCGAACATGATTTAGAAAGTATTCGACCGCCTTATGAGaccaaaaagtcggaaaagtgttaa
- the LOC111690494 gene encoding G-protein-signaling modulator 2: MSSLSASAENVSSGTGGGSGSAAGGIGSGDANTQDGAGSSMCLELALEGERLCKAGDCRSGVAFFLAAIRATTDDLRTLSAIYSQLGNAYFYLGDYSKAMQYHKLDLTLARSMNDKLGEAKSSGNLGNTFKVMGHFDDAVICCDRHLTLARQLGDKLSEGRALYNLGNVYHAKGKHLGQRNPGDFGDDVKEALTKAVEYYQENLKLMRELGDRGAQGRACGNLGNTYYLLGDFQAAIEHHQERLRIAREFGDKAAERRANSNLGNSHIFLGQFEEAADHYKRTLALAIELGEREVEAQSCYSLGNTYTLLREFETAIEYHKRHSDIAQELGDRVGEARACWSLGNAYSAIGNHKKALFYAETHLQLAKELHDPVGESTARVNISDLRKLLGLPEGAPSPVEGEERSSNTDLSQDSDAQNADSDNSQGRMIRVRRQSMEQLDLIKITPDGKRAQKQDTKVRPIKAQDDDFFELLSRSQSKRMDDQRCSIKINKGPTNASGAVAATGATRKPLQQHNSLQTNSGFPTNETSTTNGANCLPGLKAAGGATNASSAKSSATSGNAAHPPLTRSATTMEQVDDAFLDMLMRCQSSRLEEQRSELPRPNVLIDAETQNRNRPSGGRGTTVPDEDFFSLIMKVQSGRMEDQRAAIPITRRDASGSSNSNNNTNNNQSNK; the protein is encoded by the exons ATGTCTTCGTTATCAGCATCGGCTGAAAATGTTTCCTCAGGAACGGGCGGTGGTAGCGGTTCAGCAGCCGGAGGTATTGGCAGTGGCGATGCAAATACACAAGACGGTGCTGGCTCCAGCATGTGTTTGGAATTGGCTCTGGAAGGCGAACGTTTATGCAAAGCAGGTGATTGTCGGTCAGGTGTGGCATTTTTTCTTGCAGCTATAAGAGCAACAACTGATGACCTTCGTACCTTGAGTGCAATTTATTCACAATTGGGCAACGCCTACTTTTATTTGGGCGACTACTCGAAGGCCATGCAATATCATAAATTGGATTTAACATTGGCACGTTCCATGAATGATAAACTGGGGGAGGCAAAGTCGTCGGGCAATCTGGGTAATACATTTAAGGTAATGGGTCACTTTGATGACGCTGTCATTTGTTGTGACCGCCACTTAACGCTTGCCAGACAATTGGGCGACAAGCTGTCTGAGGGTAGAGCTCTCTACAATCTTGGCAATGTTTATCATGCCAAAGGCAAACATTTGGGTCAGCGTAATCCCGGAGATTTTGGCGATGATGTCAAAGAAGCTTTAACCAAGGCGGTTGAATATTATCAAGAAAATCTAAAGTTAATGCGTGAACTTGGAGATCGTGGAGCTCAAGGTAGAGCTTGTGGCAATTTGGGAAATACTTATTATTTGTTGG GTGATTTTCAGGCTGCCATAGAACATCATCAAGAACGTTTGCGTATTGCTCGAGAGTTCGGCGACAAAGCTGCCGAACGTAGAGCCAATAGCAATTTGGGTAATTCTCACATATTCCTGGGGCAATTCGAAGAAGCCGCTGATCATTATAAACGTACTTTAGCTTTGGCCATAGAATTGGGAGAACGTGAGGTAGAGGCCCAATCCTGCTACAGTCTAGGCAATACATACACGCTTTTGCGCGAGTTCGAAACGGCCATAGAATATCACAAACGGCATTCCGATATAGCTCAGGAATTAGGTGATCGTGTGGGCGAGGCACGCGCCTGTTGGTCTTTGGGTAATGCCTATTCGGCCATAGGGAATCATAAGAAAGCTTTGTTTTACGCTGAAACTCACTTACAATTGGCCAAAGAATTACACGATCCGGTGGGTGAAAGTACAGCCCGGGTGAATATTAGTGATTTACGTAAATTACTGGGATTGCCAGAAGGCGCCCCCTCACCAGTTGAAGGGGAAGAACGCTCAAGTAATACCGATCTATCACAAGACAGTGATGCGCAGAATGCTGATTCAGATAACTCGCAAGGAAGAATG atACGCGTCCGCCGCCAAAGTATGGAACAATTGGATTTGATTAAAATCACACCTGATGGTAAACGCGCTCAAAAACAAGACACCAAAGTACGTCCAATCAAAGCTCAAGATGATGATTTCTTTGAACTACTGTCCAGATCGCAATCCAAACGCATGGATGATCAACGTTGTTcgataaaaatcaataaaggtCCAACAAATGCTTCTGGAGCTGTTGCAGCTACTGGAGCTACACGCAAACCTCTACAGCAACATAACTCTTTACAAACAAATTCAGGTTTTCCAACAAATGAAACATCCACAACTAATGGTGCCAATTGCCTTCCCGGTCTTAAAGCCGCTGGTGGTGCAACAAATGCCAGCAGTGCCAAAAGCTCTGCAACTTCAGGAAATGCAGCTCATCCACCACTCACACGTAGTGCTACAACTATGGAACAAGTTGATGATGCTTTCCTGGACATGTTAATGCGTTGCCAAAGTTCACGGCTCGAAGAGCAACGTTCTGAATTACCGAGACCAAATGTACTCATTGATGCTGAAACTCAAAATCGCAATCGACCAAGTGGTGGCCGTGGCACAACCGTACCCGATGAAGATTTCTTTTCGCTTATTATGAAGGTACAAAGTGGACGCATGGAAGATCAAAGAGCAGCTATACCCATAACACGACGTGATGCTTCTGGCAGctctaacagcaacaacaatacaaataacAACCAGAGTAACAAGTAA